Proteins encoded together in one Amblyomma americanum isolate KBUSLIRL-KWMA chromosome 1, ASM5285725v1, whole genome shotgun sequence window:
- the LOC144128801 gene encoding uncharacterized protein LOC144128801, with protein sequence MQFARTVYFDGVAMVICAVVGCSNRTCWAKSTNTNFFRLPKVIKHQGDRTKALCAKRREVWLTRIKRADLNTERTGIRVCGAHFVKGKPSKLWEETDPDWTPTLLLSYSAIHGDPGRHARAARQRTQKRAAQAECQAEESGTMEATNPDVVPASPSSSPRAEHNVGVEDCETGIAVQTDLKMGDIEALENECVALNERLYASRNENKLLELTEDALKCSDAKVVFYTGMANFRILYALFNVLERFVSHNTNNCLLKFQEFLLFMMKFKLNLHVTDLAFRFNVSDATVSRIFDKWLHTAYSRLKYTMLCGLH encoded by the exons atgcaattcgcgcgtacggtgtacttcgacggcgttgcgatggttatctgcgctgttgttggatgctccaaccgcacttgttgggcgaaatcaacaaacacaaacttttttcgtcttccaaaggtcatcaagcatcaaggtgaccgtacgaaagctttatgcgcgaagcgacgggaaGTGTGGCTGActcgtataaaacgtgccgatctcaacaccgaaaggacgggcatacgtgtttgcggcgcccacttcgtaaaaggcaa accatcaaaactgtgggaggagacggacccggactggACTCCTACGCTTTTGCTCAGCTACAGCGCAAtacatggtgatcccggtcgccacgctcgcgcggcaagacaacggacccagaaacgcgcggctcaagcggagtgtcaggctgaggagtcgggaacaatggaggctacgaatccGGACGTCGTTCCCGCTTCTCCGTCGTCTTCGCCGCGAGCTGAGCACAACGTCGGCGTAGAAGACTGCGAAACAG gGATTGCAGTCCAGACTGACCTTAAAATGGGCGACATTGAAGCACTGGAGAACGAATGTGTGGCACTCAATGAGCGTCTCTACGCTTCAAGGAATGAAAATAAGCTTCTGGAGTTGACAGAAGATGCCCTCAAATGTAGCGACGCTAAGGTTGTGTTCTACACTGGCATGGCAAACTTCAGAATTCTGTATGCACTCTTCAATGTTCTTGAGAGGTTTGTATCACACAATACGAACAACTGCTTGCTGAAGTTCCAGGAGTTCCTGCTATTCATGATGAAGTTTAAACTGAATCTGCACGTCACTGACCTCGCTTTTAGGTTTAATGTGTCGGATGCCACAGTGTCACGCATATTCGACAAATGGCTGCATACTGCCTACTCACGTCTGAA GTACACCATGCTGTGTGGCCTGCATTGA